A window of the Gammaproteobacteria bacterium genome harbors these coding sequences:
- a CDS encoding 3-hydroxyacyl-CoA dehydrogenase translates to MTVNVSDRGPVRLIEMNSPPVNALGAGLRTPLMDAIRDASHDDSVGVLLLSSGLKTWCAGADIKEFGLSELPAPEASLNAICDALDACSRPVIAVVDGVAYGGGLELALACDYRAVSGRARFAFPEVNIGLLPGAGGTQRTPRLVGVEQALRMCLDGKPVNARGALEMGLADRLLEGDPTEAACAYAEELLAAGAAVRKISSGPGKLPWPGVAAEAFAAARQLIARRMRGRDSPELIVQCIEQAVACRDDFHAGLAEERRRFVSCLKNPQSKALSHVFFSERAAARGAGGAPARAVERAAVIGCGTMGGGITMNFAIAGIPVTVLETGEEALERGVGVMRSNFQRSEKSGRIPPGGAERCMGLITPTTDYGALDGADFAVEAVYENLDLKKQIFTRLDRTLGSDAIIASNTSYLDIDRMAEATGRPGQVLGMHFFSPANIMRLVEVIEGRHSSPETVATAFSLASRMKKIPVWSANSHGFIGNRMLSGYMFEAFELLFEGTPPESVDAALRDFGLPMGPFQMADLVGLDLGWRARELAGKPLDERKPGERLGDALCERDRFGQKNGRGIYNYSPGNRVPEPDPGVAGLIEELAAELGYERGPSAGAEEIVKRCMYPLVNVGSALLEEGVARAASDIDIVYVYGYGFPAWRGGPMHYAEQQGLNAVLKDIRGFHDRFGARWTPAQRLVEAAAAGRGFG, encoded by the coding sequence ATGACGGTGAACGTGAGCGATCGCGGCCCTGTCCGGCTGATCGAAATGAATTCCCCGCCCGTGAACGCCCTCGGGGCAGGGCTGAGGACGCCGCTCATGGACGCGATCCGGGACGCGTCTCACGATGATTCAGTTGGCGTCTTGCTGCTGTCAAGCGGATTGAAGACCTGGTGCGCCGGCGCCGACATCAAGGAGTTCGGCCTGTCCGAACTGCCTGCCCCCGAGGCTTCGCTCAACGCCATATGCGATGCGCTGGACGCGTGTTCCAGGCCGGTCATCGCGGTGGTGGACGGTGTCGCGTACGGCGGCGGACTGGAACTTGCGCTGGCCTGCGATTACCGGGCCGTTTCCGGACGCGCCCGCTTTGCCTTTCCGGAGGTGAATATCGGGCTGCTTCCGGGGGCCGGCGGGACCCAGCGGACGCCACGGCTGGTGGGCGTGGAACAGGCCTTGCGGATGTGCCTGGACGGCAAGCCGGTAAACGCCCGCGGGGCGCTCGAAATGGGCCTGGCCGACCGCCTGCTTGAAGGCGATCCGACCGAAGCAGCCTGCGCTTATGCGGAGGAATTGCTGGCGGCAGGCGCGGCAGTGCGAAAGATCTCCTCCGGGCCCGGCAAGCTCCCCTGGCCGGGAGTGGCGGCCGAGGCCTTCGCGGCGGCGCGCCAGTTGATTGCCCGAAGGATGCGGGGACGCGACTCGCCCGAGCTGATCGTGCAGTGCATCGAGCAGGCCGTCGCCTGCCGGGACGATTTTCACGCCGGCCTGGCCGAGGAGCGGCGCCGGTTCGTCAGTTGCCTGAAGAACCCGCAGAGCAAGGCGCTCTCGCACGTGTTCTTCTCCGAACGCGCCGCGGCCAGGGGCGCCGGCGGGGCCCCCGCGCGCGCCGTCGAGCGCGCCGCGGTGATCGGCTGCGGCACCATGGGCGGCGGCATCACCATGAATTTCGCGATCGCGGGAATTCCGGTGACCGTGCTGGAGACGGGAGAGGAGGCGCTGGAGCGGGGTGTGGGCGTGATGCGCAGTAACTTCCAGCGCTCGGAGAAGAGCGGTCGGATTCCACCGGGCGGCGCCGAGCGCTGCATGGGGCTGATTACCCCCACAACGGACTACGGCGCGCTGGATGGGGCCGACTTCGCGGTGGAAGCCGTCTACGAGAACCTGGACCTCAAGAAGCAGATTTTCACTCGCCTTGACCGGACCCTGGGCAGCGATGCGATCATCGCCAGCAACACCTCGTATCTCGACATCGACCGGATGGCCGAGGCAACCGGCCGGCCAGGGCAGGTGCTGGGCATGCATTTCTTCAGCCCCGCCAACATCATGCGCCTCGTGGAGGTCATCGAAGGCCGGCACAGTTCGCCGGAGACTGTCGCGACCGCGTTTTCGCTTGCATCGCGCATGAAGAAGATCCCCGTGTGGTCGGCCAACAGCCACGGTTTCATCGGCAACCGCATGTTGTCGGGGTACATGTTCGAGGCCTTTGAATTGCTGTTCGAGGGCACGCCGCCCGAGTCGGTCGATGCGGCGCTGCGGGATTTCGGGCTGCCCATGGGGCCTTTCCAGATGGCCGACCTGGTGGGCCTGGACCTGGGTTGGCGGGCCCGGGAGCTGGCCGGCAAGCCGCTTGACGAGCGAAAGCCGGGCGAACGCCTGGGCGACGCCCTTTGCGAGCGGGACCGTTTCGGGCAGAAGAACGGTCGCGGCATCTACAACTACAGTCCCGGCAATCGGGTTCCCGAACCCGATCCCGGGGTCGCCGGCCTGATCGAGGAACTGGCGGCAGAACTGGGCTACGAGCGCGGACCGTCCGCGGGGGCCGAGGAGATCGTCAAGCGATGCATGTACCCGCTCGTGAACGTCGGCTCGGCGCTGCTGGAGGAAGGCGTCGCCCGGGCGGCGTCGGATATCGATATCGTCTATGTCTACGGTTACGGCTTCCCGGCCTGGCGCGGCGGCCCCATGCACTACGCCGAGCAACAGGGCCTGAACGCGGTGCTCAAGGACATCCGCGGATTTCACGACCGGTTCGGCGCCCGCTGGACGCCGGCGCAAAGGCTGGTCGAAGCAGCCGCGGCGGGGCGGGGATTCGGCTAG
- the mutS gene encoding DNA mismatch repair protein MutS, whose translation MTAGARPLAGHTPMMQQYLRIKAKHPDALLFYRMGDFYEMFYGDAERAAVLLDIVLTTRGQSNGEAIPMAGVPAHSADSYIARLAQMGESIAICEQIGRPTPSGGPVKREVVRLVTPGTLTEEALLDSSAENLVAALYGKDGGYGLAWMELSSGRFSITECRGLEELEGELQRLRPAELLVGEGTRLPEALPGRPAVHERRTWQFSAASARRSLQDQFRVHNLDGFGVEDMDRAIAAAGCLLDYVRDTQRGALPHVRALNVERPGDALLMDAATRRNLELDRSLSGRDEYTLAGVVDRCATPMGSRLIRRWIHRPLRSHEVLRLRYQALEELCGDQEGWRESIREVGDLERVLARLAIRTARPRDLEQLRSALKSAPAMRERLTALDAPLVQTLAERMETPPDGLRLLEEALVEHPAPRIRDGEVIAAGYSGELDELREVSSNADAALQDLEKEERESSGIANLKLGYNRVHGYYIELRRSQAEEAPEHYIRRQTLKHSERYITPELKRFEHRVLGARERAQELEVRLYEELLEKLSGWLAVWQDLAAAVAETDVLVNLAARSLELGYARPELTDRPGIRLKASRHPVVERALDSEFIANDLALDDDTRMLIVTGPNMGGKSTYMRQVALIVILAHIGSFVPAAEAEIGPLDRIFTRIGAGDDLAGGRSTFMVEMTETASILHNATGQSLVLMDEVGRGTSTYDGLSLAWAAAGYIAERLRSFTLFATHYFELTALAETATACANVHLDAVEHAGTLVFLYSVRDGPADRSYGLQVAALAGVPRQVIASAKGMLEELEQRSGRLIERGQAQLPLTLDPGTKGAGPVREGVPPSAKTGRLRPKANRSRAEQLLAEVDPEQLSPREALDLLFELKGVSGGEDDRTRD comes from the coding sequence ATGACAGCCGGCGCGCGACCGCTGGCGGGGCATACGCCGATGATGCAGCAGTACCTGCGCATCAAGGCAAAGCACCCCGATGCCCTGCTGTTCTATCGCATGGGCGATTTCTACGAGATGTTTTACGGCGACGCCGAGCGCGCGGCCGTGCTCCTGGACATTGTTCTGACCACTCGCGGACAGTCGAACGGCGAAGCGATTCCGATGGCCGGCGTGCCCGCGCATTCGGCCGATTCGTACATCGCCCGGCTGGCGCAAATGGGCGAATCGATAGCCATTTGCGAGCAAATCGGTCGCCCCACGCCCTCCGGCGGACCGGTAAAGCGCGAGGTCGTGCGGCTGGTGACTCCCGGCACGCTGACCGAGGAAGCCCTGCTCGACAGCAGTGCCGAAAACCTGGTAGCGGCCCTGTACGGTAAGGACGGCGGTTACGGGCTGGCCTGGATGGAGTTGAGTTCCGGCCGTTTTTCGATCACGGAATGCCGCGGACTGGAAGAGCTTGAGGGCGAGCTGCAACGATTGCGGCCCGCCGAATTGCTGGTCGGCGAGGGAACGCGGCTGCCGGAGGCGCTGCCCGGCCGGCCCGCGGTTCATGAACGGAGGACCTGGCAATTCAGCGCCGCTTCCGCGCGGCGTTCGCTTCAGGACCAGTTCCGCGTGCATAACCTCGACGGTTTCGGCGTGGAGGACATGGACCGGGCGATCGCCGCCGCCGGATGCCTGCTGGACTACGTCAGGGACACGCAGCGTGGCGCCCTGCCTCACGTGCGCGCGCTCAACGTGGAGCGGCCCGGCGATGCGCTGCTGATGGATGCCGCCACGCGGCGCAACCTTGAACTGGACCGTTCGCTTTCAGGGCGGGACGAATACACGCTGGCCGGCGTCGTCGATCGTTGCGCCACTCCGATGGGCAGCCGGCTCATTCGGCGCTGGATCCATCGCCCGCTGCGTTCCCACGAGGTCCTGCGGCTCCGGTATCAGGCCCTGGAGGAATTGTGCGGCGATCAGGAGGGGTGGCGGGAGTCGATCCGCGAAGTCGGCGATCTCGAGCGCGTACTGGCGCGACTGGCCATCCGCACGGCCCGTCCGCGCGACCTGGAGCAGCTGCGGTCCGCCCTGAAGTCCGCGCCGGCGATGCGCGAGCGGCTCACGGCGCTGGACGCGCCGCTCGTGCAAACCCTGGCGGAGCGCATGGAAACGCCGCCGGACGGACTGCGCCTGCTGGAGGAAGCGCTGGTCGAGCATCCCGCCCCCAGAATTCGCGACGGCGAGGTGATCGCCGCCGGATACAGCGGGGAGCTGGACGAGTTGCGCGAAGTCAGCAGCAACGCCGACGCCGCTCTGCAGGACCTGGAGAAGGAGGAACGCGAGAGCAGCGGCATCGCCAACCTGAAGCTGGGCTATAACCGGGTACACGGTTACTACATCGAGCTTCGCCGCAGCCAGGCGGAGGAAGCGCCGGAGCACTACATCCGCCGCCAGACACTGAAGCACTCCGAGCGCTACATCACGCCGGAACTCAAGCGCTTCGAACACCGGGTCCTGGGCGCGCGCGAACGCGCCCAGGAACTGGAGGTGAGACTGTACGAGGAATTGCTGGAGAAACTGTCCGGGTGGCTCGCGGTCTGGCAGGACCTGGCGGCCGCCGTGGCCGAGACGGACGTGCTGGTCAACCTGGCCGCCCGCTCGCTGGAGCTGGGCTACGCGAGGCCTGAACTTACCGACCGGCCGGGGATTCGGCTGAAGGCCAGCCGCCACCCGGTAGTCGAGCGCGCGCTGGATTCCGAGTTCATCGCCAACGACCTGGCGCTGGACGACGATACCCGCATGCTGATCGTGACCGGCCCCAACATGGGCGGCAAGTCCACCTACATGCGCCAGGTCGCGCTGATCGTGATACTGGCGCACATCGGCAGCTTCGTTCCCGCGGCCGAGGCCGAGATCGGGCCGCTGGACCGCATATTCACGCGCATCGGCGCCGGCGACGACCTGGCCGGCGGACGCTCCACCTTCATGGTGGAAATGACCGAAACAGCGAGCATCCTGCACAACGCCACCGGACAGAGCCTGGTCCTGATGGACGAGGTGGGTCGCGGCACCAGCACCTACGACGGCCTTTCTCTGGCCTGGGCGGCGGCCGGTTATATCGCCGAGCGCCTGCGCAGCTTCACCCTGTTTGCGACCCACTACTTCGAATTGACCGCGCTGGCCGAAACCGCGACGGCCTGCGCAAACGTCCACCTGGACGCCGTCGAGCACGCCGGAACGCTGGTGTTCCTGTATTCCGTGCGCGACGGTCCGGCGGACCGCAGTTACGGGCTACAGGTGGCGGCATTGGCCGGTGTTCCCAGGCAGGTCATAGCGTCGGCGAAGGGGATGCTGGAGGAACTCGAGCAGCGCTCCGGCCGGCTGATCGAGCGCGGGCAGGCGCAATTGCCGCTCACGCTCGATCCCGGGACAAAGGGCGCCGGCCCCGTGCGGGAGGGCGTCCCGCCCTCCGCGAAGACCGGACGCCTTCGTCCCAAGGCGAATCGTTCAAGGGCGGAGCAATTGCTGGCCGAGGTGGATCCCGAACAGCTCAGCCCGCGCGAGGCGCTGGACCTTCTGTTCGAACTGAAAGGAGTAAGCGGGGGAGAAGATGACCGAACAAGAGATTAG
- a CDS encoding nicotinamide-nucleotide amidohydrolase family protein, translating to MTEQEISRLVRELGALLLDRGETLALAESCTGGWVGQAITGLPGSSGWFDAGFVTYSNDAKKRLLGVSSQTLDEFGAVSAETAVEMAAGALERGRTDWSLAVTGIAGPTGGTAARPVGTVLFAWAGRNGLREAEAMRFDGDRHAVRIQSVAHALEGLLKRVDGTAGG from the coding sequence ATGACCGAACAAGAGATTAGCCGTCTTGTACGTGAACTGGGCGCCCTGTTGCTGGACCGGGGCGAGACGCTGGCGCTGGCCGAGTCCTGCACGGGCGGCTGGGTGGGGCAGGCGATCACCGGACTTCCGGGAAGTTCGGGCTGGTTTGACGCCGGGTTCGTGACGTATTCCAACGACGCCAAGAAGCGCCTGCTGGGAGTCAGTTCGCAAACACTGGACGAGTTCGGCGCCGTCAGCGCCGAAACGGCGGTGGAAATGGCCGCCGGCGCGCTTGAGCGCGGACGGACGGACTGGAGCCTGGCGGTGACCGGCATCGCCGGTCCCACCGGCGGCACGGCGGCGCGGCCGGTGGGCACGGTGCTTTTTGCCTGGGCCGGCCGCAACGGGCTTCGGGAGGCGGAAGCCATGCGCTTTGACGGCGACCGCCACGCCGTGCGGATACAATCGGTGGCGCATGCTCTGGAAGGGCTGCTGAAACGCGTCGACGGGACGGCCGGAGGCTGA
- the recA gene encoding recombinase RecA codes for MNDNRKRALEAALSQIEKQYGKGSVMRLGGAGAVHDVESVSTGSLALDLALGIGGLPRGRVVEIFGPEASGKTTLTLSVVAQCQKAGGTAAFVDAEHALDPIYAGRLGINVDDLLVSQPDTGEQALEITDMLVRSGAVDVVVVDSVAALTPKAEIEGEMGDTHVGLQARLMSQALRKLTGNIKRSNTIVIFINQLRMKIGVMFGNPETTTGGNALKFYSSVRLDIRRIGAIKQGDEVIGNRTRVKVVKNKLAPPFKMAEFDILFTGDQYGVSKAGELIDLGLSKNLIVKSGAWYSYKDGHIGQGKEKARSYLHENPDVAEELEAQIRGAEKTAEEPVEAASA; via the coding sequence ATGAATGACAATCGCAAGCGGGCGCTGGAAGCGGCGCTGTCGCAGATCGAAAAACAGTATGGCAAGGGCTCCGTCATGCGCCTGGGCGGCGCGGGCGCCGTGCACGATGTGGAATCCGTTTCCACCGGCAGCCTGGCGCTGGACCTGGCCCTGGGGATCGGTGGGCTGCCGCGCGGCCGGGTGGTGGAGATCTTCGGTCCCGAGGCTTCCGGTAAAACGACGCTTACGCTCAGCGTGGTCGCGCAGTGCCAGAAAGCGGGCGGCACCGCCGCGTTCGTGGACGCCGAACATGCGCTGGATCCGATATACGCCGGGCGCCTGGGCATCAATGTGGACGATCTGCTGGTTTCGCAGCCCGACACGGGTGAGCAGGCCCTGGAGATTACCGACATGCTGGTGCGCTCCGGCGCGGTGGACGTGGTGGTGGTCGATTCCGTCGCCGCGCTTACACCCAAGGCCGAGATCGAGGGCGAAATGGGCGACACCCACGTGGGGCTGCAGGCCCGGCTGATGTCGCAGGCTCTGCGCAAGCTGACCGGCAACATCAAGCGCTCCAACACCATCGTGATCTTCATCAACCAGTTGCGGATGAAGATCGGCGTGATGTTCGGCAACCCGGAAACCACCACCGGCGGCAACGCGCTCAAGTTCTACTCCTCGGTGCGACTGGACATCCGCCGAATCGGCGCGATCAAGCAGGGCGACGAGGTGATCGGCAACCGCACCCGGGTGAAGGTCGTGAAGAACAAGCTGGCGCCGCCGTTCAAGATGGCGGAATTCGACATTCTGTTCACCGGCGACCAATACGGCGTCTCGAAAGCCGGCGAGCTCATCGACCTGGGGCTGTCGAAGAACCTGATCGTGAAATCGGGCGCCTGGTACAGCTACAAGGACGGGCATATCGGCCAGGGCAAGGAAAAGGCGCGCAGCTACCTGCACGAAAATCCGGACGTTGCCGAGGAACTGGAAGCGCAGATCCGGGGCGCCGAAAAAACAGCGGAGGAACCGGTAGAGGCTGCGAGTGCCTGA
- a CDS encoding regulatory protein RecX — translation MRELRAKLRLRGHEASAIEAVLEELAGRNLVSDERFAEAFLRSRLERGQGPLKIRAQLKERGVDAPLVDAVLKEAEVDWDLRAAAARSRRFGEPPPGNREDMARQARFLRGRGFSEGQVARAVLNETVR, via the coding sequence ATGCGGGAATTGCGTGCCAAATTGAGATTAAGGGGCCACGAGGCCTCGGCGATCGAGGCCGTACTGGAGGAACTGGCGGGGCGCAATCTGGTCAGCGACGAACGTTTCGCCGAGGCTTTTCTGCGCTCCCGGCTGGAGCGCGGGCAGGGCCCCCTCAAGATTCGCGCGCAACTGAAGGAGCGGGGCGTGGATGCGCCATTGGTCGACGCGGTCCTGAAAGAAGCGGAAGTCGATTGGGACCTGCGCGCCGCGGCCGCGCGCAGCCGCCGCTTTGGTGAACCGCCACCCGGGAATCGGGAGGACATGGCGCGCCAGGCGAGATTCCTGCGGGGGCGCGGGTTTTCCGAGGGGCAGGTGGCGCGCGCCGTACTGAACGAAACCGTGCGATGA
- the alaS gene encoding alanine--tRNA ligase encodes MKTAEIRTSFVEFFTGRDHRHLPGSPLVPHNDPTLLFTNAGMVQFKDIFLGREQPPHPRAVTVQRCLRAGGKHNDLENVGYTSRHHTFFEMLGNFSFGDYFKREAVRLAWEFVTGDLGLPPEKLLVTVYEDDDEAAHCWREEAGIDDSRIIRLGGSGNFWSMGDTGPCGPCSEIFYDHGPDVAGGPPGSAEEEGDRFVEIWNLVFMQSDRDAEGHLTDLPKPSVDTGMGLERTAAVLQGVGSNYEIDLFRDLIAAAAEITGTDDHGSNALKVIADHARAAAFLVGDGVFPSNEGRGYVLRRIIRRALRHGHDLGVSDAFLYRMLGPIEEAMGAAFPELAESRELAERVLRSEEERFAATLEQGMRYLNRTLEDVRDGVIPGEKAFVLYDTYGFPVDLTADIARGRGLAVDMPGYDAAMARQRERSRSSSGMSAQQNDPSGGEGVSPSIFPESEFTGYERLENSARVIGIRIDGKEAEQVGGGANAAIVLDRTPFYAESGGQVGDTGVLAGPGLRFEVQDTQQTSAGRAHIGVIAEGTLSVGDEVTATVDSGRRRDIVLNHSATHLMNAALRNVLGKHVAQKGSLVAPGRLRFDFSHFEAVSPEDLERIEDEVNEQIRANEPAVTTEMPMDEAIEAGALSMAGEDYAEKVRVLKLGDYSMELCGGTHVGRTGDIGLFAIVSESSVAAGVRRIEALTGAGAFEWVRNLRHRMGRLAGLLKGGADDSEEKLRALMKRARELEKNLAQARARLAEGGGAASVPVRKISGISLVAMQLDGDADMETMRNAVDRYRDRYEPAVVVLGTRDGGKARIVAGVSKGVQDSVPARDLARAVAERLGGKGGGRADFAQGGGPDGEELERALEGVPEWLEERLGETAG; translated from the coding sequence ATGAAGACTGCCGAGATACGCACTTCCTTCGTGGAGTTCTTTACCGGGCGCGACCACCGGCATCTGCCCGGTTCGCCGCTGGTGCCGCACAATGATCCCACGCTGCTGTTCACCAATGCCGGGATGGTGCAATTCAAGGACATCTTCCTCGGCCGCGAGCAGCCGCCGCACCCGAGGGCCGTGACCGTGCAGCGCTGCCTGAGGGCCGGGGGCAAGCACAACGACCTGGAAAATGTCGGTTACACCTCTCGCCACCACACTTTTTTCGAGATGCTGGGCAATTTCAGCTTCGGCGACTACTTCAAGCGGGAGGCCGTCCGCCTGGCCTGGGAATTCGTCACCGGGGACCTGGGCCTGCCGCCCGAGAAGCTTCTCGTTACCGTCTACGAGGACGATGACGAGGCGGCGCATTGCTGGCGCGAGGAGGCCGGGATCGATGATTCGCGGATCATTCGGCTGGGCGGTTCCGGCAATTTCTGGTCGATGGGCGATACCGGTCCCTGCGGCCCCTGCTCGGAGATCTTCTACGACCACGGACCGGACGTGGCCGGCGGCCCGCCGGGCAGCGCCGAGGAGGAAGGCGACCGCTTCGTGGAAATCTGGAACCTCGTGTTCATGCAGTCCGACCGCGACGCCGAAGGTCATCTCACCGACCTGCCGAAGCCGTCGGTGGATACCGGCATGGGGCTGGAGCGCACGGCCGCCGTGTTGCAGGGCGTCGGCAGCAACTACGAAATCGACCTGTTCCGCGACCTGATCGCCGCCGCCGCCGAAATCACGGGCACGGATGATCATGGATCCAACGCGCTGAAAGTCATTGCCGATCATGCCCGCGCCGCGGCCTTTCTCGTGGGCGACGGCGTTTTTCCGTCCAATGAGGGCCGCGGTTACGTACTGCGCCGCATCATTCGGCGCGCGCTGCGCCACGGTCACGATCTGGGCGTCAGCGATGCCTTCCTTTACCGGATGCTGGGACCCATCGAAGAGGCGATGGGCGCGGCCTTTCCGGAACTGGCGGAATCGCGCGAGCTGGCCGAGCGGGTGCTGCGTTCCGAGGAAGAGCGGTTCGCGGCGACCCTGGAGCAGGGAATGCGCTACCTGAACCGGACTCTGGAGGACGTGCGCGACGGGGTGATTCCGGGCGAAAAGGCCTTCGTCCTGTACGACACCTATGGTTTCCCCGTGGACCTCACCGCCGATATCGCGCGCGGGCGCGGCCTTGCCGTGGACATGCCCGGTTACGATGCCGCGATGGCCCGGCAACGCGAGCGATCCCGCAGCTCTTCCGGCATGAGCGCGCAGCAAAACGATCCGTCCGGGGGCGAGGGCGTCTCGCCCTCAATTTTCCCCGAGAGCGAGTTTACGGGGTACGAGCGCCTGGAGAATTCCGCCCGCGTGATCGGGATCCGTATTGACGGGAAGGAAGCGGAGCAGGTGGGCGGGGGCGCGAATGCGGCGATCGTGCTGGACCGCACGCCGTTCTATGCCGAAAGCGGCGGGCAGGTAGGCGACACGGGAGTACTGGCCGGACCGGGACTGCGCTTTGAGGTCCAGGACACGCAGCAGACATCGGCAGGACGCGCGCACATCGGCGTGATTGCCGAGGGGACGCTGAGCGTGGGCGACGAGGTGACCGCCACGGTGGACTCCGGGCGCCGCCGGGACATCGTTCTGAACCATTCGGCCACGCACCTGATGAACGCGGCGCTGCGCAATGTGCTGGGGAAGCACGTGGCGCAGAAGGGCTCCCTGGTGGCGCCGGGCCGCCTGCGTTTCGATTTCTCGCATTTCGAAGCGGTGTCGCCGGAAGACCTGGAGCGCATCGAGGACGAAGTCAACGAGCAGATTCGCGCCAACGAGCCGGCCGTGACCACCGAGATGCCGATGGATGAGGCGATCGAGGCCGGCGCCTTGTCGATGGCCGGCGAAGACTATGCCGAAAAGGTCCGGGTGCTGAAGCTGGGCGATTACTCCATGGAACTGTGCGGCGGTACGCATGTGGGCCGTACCGGCGACATCGGACTGTTCGCCATCGTGTCGGAATCCTCCGTCGCCGCGGGCGTGCGCCGCATCGAGGCGCTCACGGGTGCGGGGGCCTTCGAGTGGGTGCGCAACCTGCGTCACCGGATGGGCCGTTTGGCGGGACTGCTCAAGGGCGGCGCCGACGATTCGGAAGAAAAACTGAGGGCGCTGATGAAGCGCGCCCGGGAACTCGAAAAGAACCTCGCGCAGGCGCGGGCGCGCCTGGCCGAGGGCGGTGGCGCGGCGTCCGTGCCGGTCAGGAAAATTTCCGGCATTAGTCTCGTGGCCATGCAACTCGATGGCGACGCCGACATGGAAACGATGCGCAACGCGGTGGACCGCTACCGGGATCGATACGAGCCGGCAGTGGTGGTTCTCGGCACTCGCGATGGCGGCAAGGCGCGGATCGTCGCCGGTGTGAGCAAGGGCGTCCAGGATAGCGTGCCGGCGCGCGATCTGGCTCGGGCCGTCGCGGAACGATTGGGCGGCAAGGGAGGCGGACGGGCCGACTTTGCGCAAGGCGGCGGGCCAGACGGCGAGGAACTCGAGCGGGCGCTCGAAGGCGTGCCGGAATGGCTGGAGGAACGCCTCGGCGAAACCGCCGGCTAG
- a CDS encoding carboxylate-amine ligase, translating to MSLLRDQPSFTLGVEEEYLLVDAETLELAVDPPAGFMPACQEQVTGQVVNELMRAQVETATKVCADVAEVRRELTRQRREINAVAEQFGMRIIAASTHPSALWRDQKQTPSQRYVALQKEMQATARRMLICGMHVHVGIEDKDLRVDLMNQFRYFLPHLLALSSSSPFWEGDDTGLSSFRLTIFSGLPRTGLPEEFNGWSDYERHIETLVQANVIEDSSMIWWDVRPSARFPTLETRIFDLCTFVEDTVCMTAFTVCLIRMLWRLRVSNSRWRSYNLLLLEENRWRAMRYGPTDSLLDFGRGEMVPFSDLLDELITMVRQDAEFFDCKQEIEHARTILERGTSASLQLAAYRRALDEGASEQEALREVVRFLVEATMDGC from the coding sequence ATGAGCCTGTTGCGGGATCAGCCCAGCTTCACGCTGGGCGTCGAGGAGGAATACCTCCTGGTGGACGCGGAAACACTCGAGTTGGCGGTGGACCCGCCGGCCGGATTCATGCCGGCCTGCCAGGAACAGGTCACGGGGCAGGTCGTCAACGAACTCATGCGGGCCCAGGTGGAGACCGCCACCAAGGTATGCGCGGACGTGGCGGAAGTGCGCCGGGAACTGACCCGGCAGCGGCGGGAAATCAATGCGGTGGCCGAGCAGTTCGGGATGCGGATCATCGCCGCTTCCACGCATCCCTCGGCGCTGTGGCGCGACCAGAAGCAGACCCCGTCGCAGCGCTATGTGGCGCTGCAGAAGGAGATGCAGGCCACCGCCAGGCGCATGCTGATTTGCGGGATGCACGTGCACGTGGGCATCGAGGACAAGGACCTGCGCGTGGACCTGATGAACCAGTTCCGCTATTTCCTGCCGCATCTGCTCGCACTCAGCAGCTCCTCGCCGTTCTGGGAGGGTGACGACACCGGCCTGAGCAGCTTTCGGCTGACCATTTTCTCCGGCTTGCCGCGCACCGGCCTGCCGGAAGAGTTCAACGGCTGGAGCGATTACGAGCGCCACATCGAGACCCTGGTGCAGGCCAATGTCATCGAGGATTCCTCGATGATCTGGTGGGACGTACGGCCCAGCGCGCGCTTTCCGACGCTGGAGACGCGCATTTTCGACCTCTGCACTTTCGTGGAGGACACGGTATGCATGACGGCCTTTACCGTCTGCCTGATCCGCATGCTGTGGCGCCTGCGGGTAAGCAACAGCCGCTGGCGCAGCTACAACCTGTTGCTGCTGGAGGAAAACCGCTGGCGGGCGATGCGTTACGGGCCGACCGACAGCCTGCTGGACTTCGGCAGGGGCGAGATGGTGCCGTTTTCCGACTTGCTGGACGAGCTGATCACGATGGTTCGCCAGGACGCGGAGTTCTTTGATTGCAAGCAGGAAATCGAACACGCGCGCACGATTCTCGAGCGCGGCACCAGCGCCAGCCTGCAACTGGCCGCCTATCGCCGGGCCCTGGATGAAGGCGCCAGCGAACAGGAAGCGCTGCGCGAGGTCGTGCGCTTCCTGGTCGAGGCCACGATGGATGGCTGCTGA